A single genomic interval of Lathyrus oleraceus cultivar Zhongwan6 chromosome 7, CAAS_Psat_ZW6_1.0, whole genome shotgun sequence harbors:
- the LOC127102581 gene encoding uncharacterized protein LOC127102581, with protein sequence MYPSPEVKQHSKKNDDSSSSEKDMAAEGLCSLGQTVFGKGKPVASKTANASYSEKHDVTNDTRKGRSMAELMSARTIKKTAGAGPSKSWSKVEVKKRKVREVSESEEDVEEDVPEISPVKKTHVKKSPVTVVVVHLDNIFFHLEDGASKWKCVIQRRVAVERELGKDVVEVKEVMDLIKFAGLMKTVAGFSQCYEGLVKEFIVNIPEDTADKNNKEFCKVFVRGKCITFSPTVINNFLGIRVKGAGELEATDNEPTSKVGTIAELKETCKELGEGIMVAITRKESLEALIARLEQAEGENM encoded by the exons atgtacccctctcctgaggttaAACAACATAGTAAGAAGAATGACGATTCCTCCAGTTCTGAGAAGGACATGgctgctgaaggtttgtgctccCTAGGGCAAACTGTGTTTGGTAAAGGAAAACCAGTGGCATCTAAAACTGCAAATGCTTCCTATTCTGAGAAGCATGATGTTACAAATGat ACTAGAAAAGGAAGATCTATGGCTGAACTGATGTCAGCTAGAACAATTAAGAAGACTGCTGGTGCTGGTCCttccaaatcttggagcaaggttGAAGTAAAGAAGAGGAAGGTTAGAGAAGTTTCTGAGTCTGAAGAGGATGTCGAGGAAGATGTCCCTGAAATCTCTCCTGTGAAGAAGACCCATGTGAAGAAGTCCCCTGTGACAGTTGTTGTTGTGCATTTGGATAATATTTTTTTCCATCTTGAGGATGGAGCTTCCAAATGGAAATGTGTGATTCAAAGAAGGGTGGCTGTGGAAAGAGAGTTAGGAAAGGATGTTGTTGAAgtcaaggaggtcatggacctgataaAGTTTGCTGGGTTAATGAAGACTGTGGCTGGGTTCTCTCAGTGCTATGAGGGTTTagttaaggaattcattgtcaacatTCCTGAGGATACTGCTGATAAGAACAACAAGGAATTTTGCAAAGTGTTTGTGAGAGGTAAGTGTATCACATTCTCTCCCACTGTCATTAATAATTTTCTGGGAATAAGAGTTAAGGGTGCAGGTGAATTGGaagctacagacaatgag CCAACCTCAAAAGTTGGAACTATTGCTGAGCTGAAGGAGACTTGTAAAGAGCTGGGTGAAGGGATAATGGTAGCAATAACTAGGAAAGAATCGTTGGAAGCCCTGATTGCAAGATTGGAGCAAGCTGAAGGTGAGAATATGTAA